The following are from one region of the Hydrogenimonas sp. SS33 genome:
- a CDS encoding transposase yields the protein MDIFQGKTTVAEVSRKYDLTPAAIEEWMEEARAGMENQLRARPKDVAAMYEEKIKSMKEVIGELTLENIALKKYDALFGEEKK from the coding sequence ATGGATATATTCCAGGGCAAGACGACCGTGGCCGAAGTGTCGCGCAAGTACGATCTGACACCCGCTGCCATCGAAGAGTGGATGGAGGAGGCCCGAGCGGGGATGGAGAACCAGCTGCGGGCCAGACCCAAAGATGTCGCTGCCATGTATGAAGAGAAGATCAAATCGATGAAAGAGGTGATCGGGGAACTGACACTGGAGAACATCGCGCTAAAAAAGTACGACGCTCTGTTCGGGGAAGAGAAGAAGTGA
- a CDS encoding IS3 family transposase, with protein MQVQSEMRNEGHSISITKLCRLFGIARRSFYYKPTRRTPKLDEERVQKVKEKMETFPTYGYRRLALLLGMNKKAVQRILQIKGWQVRKRSKGHRPRAKAMPSRSQRPDQRWAIDMTRVYSGKDGWSTLAAVIDTCTREIVGWRLSSSGKAKTVEAALQEGLIYRFGRLKRLEKPIILRSDNGLVFSSKSFAKTIKDYNFTQEFITPYTPEQNGMIERFFRTIKEECIWHYNFTSLKEAHRIIGEWIDFYNRERKHSALRYKTPAEVFRLAA; from the coding sequence ATGCAGGTTCAGAGCGAAATGAGAAACGAGGGCCATTCCATCAGCATCACGAAACTCTGTCGCCTGTTCGGCATTGCTCGCAGGAGTTTCTATTACAAGCCGACCCGAAGAACCCCCAAACTGGATGAAGAGCGCGTCCAAAAGGTCAAAGAGAAGATGGAAACGTTTCCGACCTACGGCTACCGGCGCCTCGCCCTGCTATTGGGTATGAACAAGAAAGCAGTGCAGCGGATCCTCCAGATCAAAGGTTGGCAGGTGAGAAAACGCTCCAAAGGGCACAGACCTAGAGCCAAGGCGATGCCTTCACGCTCACAACGTCCCGATCAAAGATGGGCCATCGATATGACCCGTGTCTACAGTGGCAAGGATGGCTGGAGCACCCTGGCCGCCGTCATCGATACCTGCACCAGAGAAATCGTGGGTTGGAGGCTCTCTTCTAGCGGCAAAGCCAAGACGGTGGAGGCGGCTTTGCAAGAGGGGCTGATCTACCGTTTCGGCAGACTCAAACGACTGGAAAAGCCCATAATCCTTCGAAGCGATAACGGTCTGGTCTTTAGCAGTAAATCATTCGCCAAGACGATCAAGGATTACAATTTCACCCAGGAATTCATTACGCCCTACACCCCGGAACAGAACGGCATGATCGAGCGCTTCTTCCGCACCATCAAGGAAGAGTGTATTTGGCACTACAACTTCACATCACTCAAGGAGGCTCATCGGATTATTGGAGAATGGATCGATTTCTATAACAGGGAACGAAAGCACTCGGCACTGCGATACAAAACACCAGCTGAAGTGTTTCGTTTAGCAGCTTAG